A window from Triplophysa dalaica isolate WHDGS20190420 chromosome 3, ASM1584641v1, whole genome shotgun sequence encodes these proteins:
- the evi5a gene encoding ecotropic viral integration site 5 protein homolog isoform X4 yields the protein MSSLASQLSPDEMKLLAKLEEQNRLLEKDSKSLSSVNGVLQSPSSLRNLYFDEDTWDQVVKEWEDWSKNKVGQLKELIRRGIPAHLRAHLWQLLCDAQNVADRQRYSQLLKTSSPSETLIRRDMTRILPQHQLFQSLDSTSQEALFNVLKAYSALDREIGYCQGSVFIVGMLITQMSEEEAFCVFVRLMKDFQLRELYRSTMTDLGCCIYQLDSMIQEQLPDLHSHFQTQGFHTSIFSSTWFLHILLSSLSVAAAPRIFDIFMCEGLEIVFRVGLAMLYLKQAELIKFDVEGMTQCLQNSIKQYLDPDNLIKAAYQIKYIPRRMKELRKYYASIKAKELEEQEELNGLYSENKLLKQRLDMLENRCSEKLVSQLKTELETTRLNATKSFNTLKEMQAKILQKEENSTGPDEDCVEYLQKELISCRLREAEALTRLKELKLHVKHMDEK from the exons ATGAGTTCTCTGGCATCACAGCTCAGTCCAGATGAGATGAAGTTACTTGCTAAACTAGAAGAACAGAACAG GCTGCTAGAGAAAGACAGCAAGTCCCTTTCCTCTGTAAATGGAGTCCTGCAAAGTCCCTCTTCTCTCAGAAACCTCTATTTTGACGAGGACACATGGGATCAGGTGGTTAAAGAATGGGAGGACTGGAGTAAAAATAAAGTCGGACAGCTCAAG GAGCTGATCAGAAGAGGGATACCGGCTCACCTGAGAGCTCACCTGTGGCAGCTGCTGTGTGATGCTCAGAATGTGGCCGATCGGCAGCGGTATTCACAACTGCTAAAAACCTCCTCTCCCTCTGAGACACTGATACGCAGAGACATGACGCGCATCCTTCCACAACACCAGCTGTTTCAGAGTCTGGACAGCACCAGCCAGGAGGCTCTTTTTAATGTTCTGAAG GCTTACTCAGCCTTGGACAGAGAAATTGGCTATTGTCAGGGAAGTGTGTTTATTGTAGGGATGTTGATCACACag ATGTCTGAAGAAGAGGccttctgtgtgtttgtgaggctTATGAAGGATTTTCAGTTGAGGGAGCTCTATAGATCCACTATGACTGATCTTGGCTGTTGCATTTATCAGTTAGACTCTATGATTCAG GAGCAGCTTCCAGACCTTCATTCCCACTTTCAGACTCAGGGTTTCCACACCTCTATTTTCTCCTCAACCTGGTTTCTCCATATCCTCCTGTCTTCCCTGTCTGTCGCAGCTGCCCCGAGGATTTTTGACATATTCATGTGTGAG GGGCTGGAGATTGTGTTTCGGGTTGGTCTGGCCATGCTTTACCTAAAGCAAGCAGAACTTATCAAGTTTGATGTAGAAGGCATGACGCAG TGCTTGCAGAactcaataaaacaatatttagatCCTGACAATTTAATTAAAGCAGCgtatcaaataaaatacatccCCAGAAGAATGAAAGA GTTGAGAAAATATTATGCATCTATTAAGGCAAAAGAGCTGGAGGAACAGGAGGAACTAAAT GGGCTATACTCAGAAAACAAGCTTTTAAAGCAAAGACTTGATATGCTGGAAAAC AGATGTTCTGAAAAACTGGTTTCACAGCTCAAGACAGAACTGGAGACAACTCGGCTCAATGCTACCAAGTCATTCAACACTTTAAAAGAGATGCAGGCTAAGATCTTGCAGAAGGAAGAG AACAGTACAGGGCCGGACGAGGACTGTGTGGAATATCTGCAGAAGGAGCTGATCAGCTGTAGACTGCGGGAAGCAGAAGCTCTGACAAGACTTAAAGAGCTCAAACTGCACGTTAAACACATGGATGAGAAATG A
- the evi5a gene encoding ecotropic viral integration site 5 protein homolog isoform X2: MSSLASQLSPDEMKLLAKLEEQNRLLEKDSKSLSSVNGVLQSPSSLRNLYFDEDTWDQVVKEWEDWSKNKVGQLKELIRRGIPAHLRAHLWQLLCDAQNVADRQRYSQLLKTSSPSETLIRRDMTRILPQHQLFQSLDSTSQEALFNVLKAYSALDREIGYCQGSVFIVGMLITQMSEEEAFCVFVRLMKDFQLRELYRSTMTDLGCCIYQLDSMIQEQLPDLHSHFQTQGFHTSIFSSTWFLHILLSSLSVAAAPRIFDIFMCEGLEIVFRVGLAMLYLKQAELIKFDVEGMTQCLQNSIKQYLDPDNLIKAAYQIKYIPRRMKELRKYYASIKAKELEEQEELNRCSEKLVSQLKTELETTRLNATKSFNTLKEMQAKILQKEENSTGPDEDCVEYLQKELISCRLREAEALTRLKELKLHVKHMDEKWQNQQAHGGGQQKGGSVQNILQVELLSAQLKETHSKAALIESRHRLLQLQTENELTSNQLKRIEAHVNSQREHLQELTSQNQHLHNQLQ, translated from the exons ATGAGTTCTCTGGCATCACAGCTCAGTCCAGATGAGATGAAGTTACTTGCTAAACTAGAAGAACAGAACAG GCTGCTAGAGAAAGACAGCAAGTCCCTTTCCTCTGTAAATGGAGTCCTGCAAAGTCCCTCTTCTCTCAGAAACCTCTATTTTGACGAGGACACATGGGATCAGGTGGTTAAAGAATGGGAGGACTGGAGTAAAAATAAAGTCGGACAGCTCAAG GAGCTGATCAGAAGAGGGATACCGGCTCACCTGAGAGCTCACCTGTGGCAGCTGCTGTGTGATGCTCAGAATGTGGCCGATCGGCAGCGGTATTCACAACTGCTAAAAACCTCCTCTCCCTCTGAGACACTGATACGCAGAGACATGACGCGCATCCTTCCACAACACCAGCTGTTTCAGAGTCTGGACAGCACCAGCCAGGAGGCTCTTTTTAATGTTCTGAAG GCTTACTCAGCCTTGGACAGAGAAATTGGCTATTGTCAGGGAAGTGTGTTTATTGTAGGGATGTTGATCACACag ATGTCTGAAGAAGAGGccttctgtgtgtttgtgaggctTATGAAGGATTTTCAGTTGAGGGAGCTCTATAGATCCACTATGACTGATCTTGGCTGTTGCATTTATCAGTTAGACTCTATGATTCAG GAGCAGCTTCCAGACCTTCATTCCCACTTTCAGACTCAGGGTTTCCACACCTCTATTTTCTCCTCAACCTGGTTTCTCCATATCCTCCTGTCTTCCCTGTCTGTCGCAGCTGCCCCGAGGATTTTTGACATATTCATGTGTGAG GGGCTGGAGATTGTGTTTCGGGTTGGTCTGGCCATGCTTTACCTAAAGCAAGCAGAACTTATCAAGTTTGATGTAGAAGGCATGACGCAG TGCTTGCAGAactcaataaaacaatatttagatCCTGACAATTTAATTAAAGCAGCgtatcaaataaaatacatccCCAGAAGAATGAAAGA GTTGAGAAAATATTATGCATCTATTAAGGCAAAAGAGCTGGAGGAACAGGAGGAACTAAAT AGATGTTCTGAAAAACTGGTTTCACAGCTCAAGACAGAACTGGAGACAACTCGGCTCAATGCTACCAAGTCATTCAACACTTTAAAAGAGATGCAGGCTAAGATCTTGCAGAAGGAAGAG AACAGTACAGGGCCGGACGAGGACTGTGTGGAATATCTGCAGAAGGAGCTGATCAGCTGTAGACTGCGGGAAGCAGAAGCTCTGACAAGACTTAAAGAGCTCAAACTGCACGTTAAACACATGGATGAGAAATGGCAA AatcagcaggcgcatggtggaGGTCAGCAGAAAGGTGGCAGTGTGCAGAATATACTGCAGGTGGAGCTGTTGAGCGCTCAACTGAAGGAAACTCACAGTAAAGCCGCACTCATAGAGAGTCGTCACAGACTTCTGCAACTTCAGACTGAG AATGAACTTACCAGTAACCAGCTAAAGCGTATTGAAGCACACGTTAACAGCCAACGAGAGCATCTGCAGGAGCTGACGTCACAAAACCAACATCTACACAACCAATTACAATAA
- the evi5a gene encoding ecotropic viral integration site 5 protein homolog isoform X1, which translates to MSSLASQLSPDEMKLLAKLEEQNRLLEKDSKSLSSVNGVLQSPSSLRNLYFDEDTWDQVVKEWEDWSKNKVGQLKELIRRGIPAHLRAHLWQLLCDAQNVADRQRYSQLLKTSSPSETLIRRDMTRILPQHQLFQSLDSTSQEALFNVLKAYSALDREIGYCQGSVFIVGMLITQMSEEEAFCVFVRLMKDFQLRELYRSTMTDLGCCIYQLDSMIQEQLPDLHSHFQTQGFHTSIFSSTWFLHILLSSLSVAAAPRIFDIFMCEGLEIVFRVGLAMLYLKQAELIKFDVEGMTQCLQNSIKQYLDPDNLIKAAYQIKYIPRRMKELRKYYASIKAKELEEQEELNGLYSENKLLKQRLDMLENRCSEKLVSQLKTELETTRLNATKSFNTLKEMQAKILQKEENSTGPDEDCVEYLQKELISCRLREAEALTRLKELKLHVKHMDEKWQNQQAHGGGQQKGGSVQNILQVELLSAQLKETHSKAALIESRHRLLQLQTENELTSNQLKRIEAHVNSQREHLQELTSQNQHLHNQLQ; encoded by the exons ATGAGTTCTCTGGCATCACAGCTCAGTCCAGATGAGATGAAGTTACTTGCTAAACTAGAAGAACAGAACAG GCTGCTAGAGAAAGACAGCAAGTCCCTTTCCTCTGTAAATGGAGTCCTGCAAAGTCCCTCTTCTCTCAGAAACCTCTATTTTGACGAGGACACATGGGATCAGGTGGTTAAAGAATGGGAGGACTGGAGTAAAAATAAAGTCGGACAGCTCAAG GAGCTGATCAGAAGAGGGATACCGGCTCACCTGAGAGCTCACCTGTGGCAGCTGCTGTGTGATGCTCAGAATGTGGCCGATCGGCAGCGGTATTCACAACTGCTAAAAACCTCCTCTCCCTCTGAGACACTGATACGCAGAGACATGACGCGCATCCTTCCACAACACCAGCTGTTTCAGAGTCTGGACAGCACCAGCCAGGAGGCTCTTTTTAATGTTCTGAAG GCTTACTCAGCCTTGGACAGAGAAATTGGCTATTGTCAGGGAAGTGTGTTTATTGTAGGGATGTTGATCACACag ATGTCTGAAGAAGAGGccttctgtgtgtttgtgaggctTATGAAGGATTTTCAGTTGAGGGAGCTCTATAGATCCACTATGACTGATCTTGGCTGTTGCATTTATCAGTTAGACTCTATGATTCAG GAGCAGCTTCCAGACCTTCATTCCCACTTTCAGACTCAGGGTTTCCACACCTCTATTTTCTCCTCAACCTGGTTTCTCCATATCCTCCTGTCTTCCCTGTCTGTCGCAGCTGCCCCGAGGATTTTTGACATATTCATGTGTGAG GGGCTGGAGATTGTGTTTCGGGTTGGTCTGGCCATGCTTTACCTAAAGCAAGCAGAACTTATCAAGTTTGATGTAGAAGGCATGACGCAG TGCTTGCAGAactcaataaaacaatatttagatCCTGACAATTTAATTAAAGCAGCgtatcaaataaaatacatccCCAGAAGAATGAAAGA GTTGAGAAAATATTATGCATCTATTAAGGCAAAAGAGCTGGAGGAACAGGAGGAACTAAAT GGGCTATACTCAGAAAACAAGCTTTTAAAGCAAAGACTTGATATGCTGGAAAAC AGATGTTCTGAAAAACTGGTTTCACAGCTCAAGACAGAACTGGAGACAACTCGGCTCAATGCTACCAAGTCATTCAACACTTTAAAAGAGATGCAGGCTAAGATCTTGCAGAAGGAAGAG AACAGTACAGGGCCGGACGAGGACTGTGTGGAATATCTGCAGAAGGAGCTGATCAGCTGTAGACTGCGGGAAGCAGAAGCTCTGACAAGACTTAAAGAGCTCAAACTGCACGTTAAACACATGGATGAGAAATGGCAA AatcagcaggcgcatggtggaGGTCAGCAGAAAGGTGGCAGTGTGCAGAATATACTGCAGGTGGAGCTGTTGAGCGCTCAACTGAAGGAAACTCACAGTAAAGCCGCACTCATAGAGAGTCGTCACAGACTTCTGCAACTTCAGACTGAG AATGAACTTACCAGTAACCAGCTAAAGCGTATTGAAGCACACGTTAACAGCCAACGAGAGCATCTGCAGGAGCTGACGTCACAAAACCAACATCTACACAACCAATTACAATAA
- the evi5a gene encoding ecotropic viral integration site 5 protein homolog isoform X3, with the protein MESCKVPLLSETSILTRTHGIRWLKNGRTGVKIKSDSSRRGIPAHLRAHLWQLLCDAQNVADRQRYSQLLKTSSPSETLIRRDMTRILPQHQLFQSLDSTSQEALFNVLKAYSALDREIGYCQGSVFIVGMLITQMSEEEAFCVFVRLMKDFQLRELYRSTMTDLGCCIYQLDSMIQEQLPDLHSHFQTQGFHTSIFSSTWFLHILLSSLSVAAAPRIFDIFMCEGLEIVFRVGLAMLYLKQAELIKFDVEGMTQCLQNSIKQYLDPDNLIKAAYQIKYIPRRMKELRKYYASIKAKELEEQEELNGLYSENKLLKQRLDMLENRCSEKLVSQLKTELETTRLNATKSFNTLKEMQAKILQKEENSTGPDEDCVEYLQKELISCRLREAEALTRLKELKLHVKHMDEKWQNQQAHGGGQQKGGSVQNILQVELLSAQLKETHSKAALIESRHRLLQLQTENELTSNQLKRIEAHVNSQREHLQELTSQNQHLHNQLQ; encoded by the exons ATGGAGTCCTGCAAAGTCCCTCTTCTCTCAGAAACCTCTATTTTGACGAGGACACATGGGATCAGGTGGTTAAAGAATGGGAGGACTGGAGTAAAAATAAAGTCGGACAGCTCAAG AAGAGGGATACCGGCTCACCTGAGAGCTCACCTGTGGCAGCTGCTGTGTGATGCTCAGAATGTGGCCGATCGGCAGCGGTATTCACAACTGCTAAAAACCTCCTCTCCCTCTGAGACACTGATACGCAGAGACATGACGCGCATCCTTCCACAACACCAGCTGTTTCAGAGTCTGGACAGCACCAGCCAGGAGGCTCTTTTTAATGTTCTGAAG GCTTACTCAGCCTTGGACAGAGAAATTGGCTATTGTCAGGGAAGTGTGTTTATTGTAGGGATGTTGATCACACag ATGTCTGAAGAAGAGGccttctgtgtgtttgtgaggctTATGAAGGATTTTCAGTTGAGGGAGCTCTATAGATCCACTATGACTGATCTTGGCTGTTGCATTTATCAGTTAGACTCTATGATTCAG GAGCAGCTTCCAGACCTTCATTCCCACTTTCAGACTCAGGGTTTCCACACCTCTATTTTCTCCTCAACCTGGTTTCTCCATATCCTCCTGTCTTCCCTGTCTGTCGCAGCTGCCCCGAGGATTTTTGACATATTCATGTGTGAG GGGCTGGAGATTGTGTTTCGGGTTGGTCTGGCCATGCTTTACCTAAAGCAAGCAGAACTTATCAAGTTTGATGTAGAAGGCATGACGCAG TGCTTGCAGAactcaataaaacaatatttagatCCTGACAATTTAATTAAAGCAGCgtatcaaataaaatacatccCCAGAAGAATGAAAGA GTTGAGAAAATATTATGCATCTATTAAGGCAAAAGAGCTGGAGGAACAGGAGGAACTAAAT GGGCTATACTCAGAAAACAAGCTTTTAAAGCAAAGACTTGATATGCTGGAAAAC AGATGTTCTGAAAAACTGGTTTCACAGCTCAAGACAGAACTGGAGACAACTCGGCTCAATGCTACCAAGTCATTCAACACTTTAAAAGAGATGCAGGCTAAGATCTTGCAGAAGGAAGAG AACAGTACAGGGCCGGACGAGGACTGTGTGGAATATCTGCAGAAGGAGCTGATCAGCTGTAGACTGCGGGAAGCAGAAGCTCTGACAAGACTTAAAGAGCTCAAACTGCACGTTAAACACATGGATGAGAAATGGCAA AatcagcaggcgcatggtggaGGTCAGCAGAAAGGTGGCAGTGTGCAGAATATACTGCAGGTGGAGCTGTTGAGCGCTCAACTGAAGGAAACTCACAGTAAAGCCGCACTCATAGAGAGTCGTCACAGACTTCTGCAACTTCAGACTGAG AATGAACTTACCAGTAACCAGCTAAAGCGTATTGAAGCACACGTTAACAGCCAACGAGAGCATCTGCAGGAGCTGACGTCACAAAACCAACATCTACACAACCAATTACAATAA